From the genome of Spinacia oleracea cultivar Varoflay chromosome 2, BTI_SOV_V1, whole genome shotgun sequence, one region includes:
- the LOC110793020 gene encoding methylthioribose-1-phosphate isomerase, whose product MASESNHNNFHALQAICYKRGSLRLLDQRKLPLETVYLDIQNSSVGWSAIKDMVVRGAPAIAIAAALSLAVEAVNLEAFEGTADDAASFLAQKLEYLVSSRPTAVNLSDAATKLKEIIVKAASTCSEGNAVFQAYIEAAEVMLEDDVASNKAIGSYGAKCFESQLKDAKKISILTHCNTGSLATAGYGTALGVIRAVHAQGILERAYCTETRPFNQGSRLTAFELVHDNIPATLIADSAAAALMKAGRVQGVIVGADRVAANGDTANKIGTYSLAVCAKHHGIPFYVAAPLTSVDLSLPSGEHIVIEERSAKELLNSRGGLGEQVAASGISVWNPAFDVTPADLISGIITEKGVISKNRDETFDIKGFVQKAVAV is encoded by the exons atggcttCTGAATCCAACCACAATAATTTCCACGCTCTTCAAGCAATCTGCTACAAGCGAGGTTCACTTCGGCTTCTCGATCAG AGGAAGCTTCCCTTGGAAACTGTCTACTTGGATATTCAAAATTCTTCCGTTGGATG GTCTGCGATAAAGGATATGGTGGTTCGTGGAGCACCAGCAATTGCTATTGCAGCAGCCCTCTCTCTGGCGGTGGAAGCTGTTAATTTAGAGGCATTTGAAGGGACTGCTGATGATGCTGCTTCTTTTCTGGCACAGAAATTGGAATATCTAGTCTCTAG CCGTCCAACTGCTGTGAACCTTTCAGATGCCGCCACAAAACTTAAAGAGATAATAGTGAAAGCTGCTTCTACTTGTTCAGAAGGGAATGCTGTCTTTCAG GCTTACATAGAAGCTGCTGAGGTAATGCTTGAGGATGATGTTGCCTCAAACAAAGCAATTGGTTCTTATGGAGCTAAATGTTTTGAAAGCCAGTTGAAAGATGCTAAGAAAATATCTATCTTGACTCATTGTAACACTGGGAG TCTTGCAACTGCTGGATATGGTACTGCATTGGGAGTAATTCGTGCTGTCCATGCTCAAGGAATTCTTGAGAGAGCATATTGTACAGAAACTCGACCGTTCAACCAA GGATCTAGGCTAACTGCTTTTGAGCTGGTGCATGACAATATACCAGCTACGTTGATAGCAGATTCTGCAGCAGCAGCACTGATGAAGGCTGGACGTGTTCAAGGCGTCATTGTTGGAGCAGATCGTGTGGCTGCAAatg GTGATACTGCGAATAAAATAGGAACTTACAGCCTTGCTGTGTGTGCAAAGCATCACGGCATTCCATTTTACGTAGCTGCACCTCTTACCTCAGTAGATTTATCATTGCCTTCCGGGGAACACATTGTAATTGAGGAACGGTCTGCAAAGGAGTTGTTGAATTCCCGTGGCGGACTTGGAGAGCAAGTTGCTGCATCTGGGATCTCTGTTTGGAATCCAGCTTTTGATGTTACTCCGGCAGATCTGATTTCCGGTATCATCACAGAAAAG GGAGTCATCAGCAAAAACAGGGATGAAACATTTGACATCAAAGGTTTTGTGCAAAAGGCGGTAGCTGTATGA
- the LOC110780230 gene encoding uncharacterized protein — MIDEIVTHHLPNTFFPRGLRLQTVNDGEIPILEDRNREEGHNRLFNDYFEVNPVYLEKQFRRRFRMRRPLFFRIMNKVVENDILMQQRRNAAGKLGLSGLQKCIAAIIMLAYGLAPDGVDEYVRMGQTTSRKSLLHFTQGVIKHFAEEYLRSPTDEDLRMILYQNEMRGFPGMIGSIDCMHWEWKNCPNAWKGQYQGRRMLASFLKLLRIKIYGFDIHFLVNGNEYNMGYYLTYGIYPNWATFIQGFTHPQLQKNKLFADRQAHVRKDVERAFGVLRARFAIIRQPSLAYDEDILSDIMKVCLIMHNMIVEDERDMYIRADVLRRYYEQDLSSFSATVNNGETF; from the exons ATGATTGACGAAATCGTCACTCATCAtttaccaaacacatttttcccTCGAGGTCTTAGACTTCAAACTGTGAATGATGGTGAAATTCCTATTCTAGAGGATAGAAACCGTGAAGAAGGGCATAACCGGTTGTTTAACGATTACTTTGAGGTTAATCCAGTGTATTTAGAAAAGCAATTTCGTCGGAGGTTTCGAATGAGAAGACCATTGTTTTTTCGAATAATGAACAAAGTGGTTGAAAACGATATTTTAATGCAACAGAGACGAAATGCTGCTGGCAAGCTAGGGTTATCAGGATTGCAAAAATGCATTGCAGCTATCATAATGCTTGCGTATGGTCTGGCTCCGGATGGGGTTGATGAATATGTACGAATGGGTCAAACAACTTCAAGAAAGTCATTATTGCATTTCACTCAAGGGGTGATCAAGCATTTTGCAGAGGAGTACCTAAGAAGTCCTACAGATGAAGACTTAAGAATGATCCTTTATCAAAATGAAATGCGCGGATTTCCTGGCATGATAGGAAGTATTGATTGCATGCACTGGGAATGGAAGAACTGCCCTAACGCCTGGAAAGGACAATACCAGGGACGTAGAATGCTAGCCTCATTCTTGAAGCTGTTGCGGATCAAAATCTATGGATTTGACATTCATTTTTTG GTGAATGGAAATGAATACAACATGGGGTATTACCTAACATATGGTATTTATCCAAATTGGGCTACTTTTATCCAAGGATTTACTCATCCTCAACTTCAGAAGAATAAGCTATTTGCTGATAGACAAGCACATGTTCGGAAGGATGTTGAACGTGCGTTTGGAGTTTTACGAGCGAGATTTGCCATTATACGACAACCTTCTCTTGCTTACGATGAAGATATATTATCTGACATAATGAAGGTTTGTCTCATCATGCACAACATGATAGTTGAGGATGAACGAGACATGTATATCCGAGCTGATGTGTTAAGAAGGTACTATGAACAAGACCTTTCGAGTTTCAGCGCAACGGTGAATAATGGTGAAACTTTTTAG